The Prosthecobacter algae genome window below encodes:
- a CDS encoding portal protein, giving the protein MKLNPVDVSEVAARARAAMNRKRRKSPLEDALGSDDGGRMVKLVQWARQQYETYHWDLTTWRENRRRYAQEAQDVFAHRAGAGAVDGTGEPRLVFQLQNDSLNFVAGLTEFAAAQAEQDLFGGSPWFAAVPVGREDPGLADVIQKHLQWTFRDGRLLERYSEAITQAACLGEAFTKTWYEVETDRYEQELTVLHVDGVPMMVGGEHVTTEAQAAKVRVRGRRTWEPLYLDREVVMRHGVETTVLHAGDVAFREDAPELDLRYTNFYHLIELSVTEAMVKFHLSREDALRLAGAAGTRVTGACGGMRPMTVDAGGGGAAGREAEYGEAEEERLMNARVRLVEGFVRVDPFGDGEARRLYLVFPPHGEDWLVYADYLGNISPGGELPVKCHVWEPVPNKLYGRGFFAKYAAVQNRVDDLWNQVSYRNRMHANPVGGFHPERLERDDDEADLTLQPGEMLRLKGEWKLGDVLEFMRMPDLDNRSMELMQTGMQMAQLRCGINSASQGDLAAVPENQTATGIRQIMSRAAVLLKRPVRGLRRSFGRDFGYAVKLFYANFDRDEAFVWGEGETAELMRLTAAKVEALDIDVRMLLTQEQNQTKLEGARVAVELFGRWVGMPEVEKVNARPLFLQAMKALEFDQAEEIIRKGMPKLEDAAGLLPEAEQERLKRLLGLEAEGLPEEVEKREAGMTEAAKPGMPGEGAVPAGVEGLAEMRGVAGGGMVMPPAGAVM; this is encoded by the coding sequence ATGAAACTGAATCCTGTCGATGTGTCTGAGGTGGCTGCCCGTGCGCGGGCGGCGATGAATCGTAAACGGAGGAAGTCGCCCCTGGAGGATGCTCTGGGGAGCGATGATGGGGGGAGGATGGTGAAGCTGGTGCAGTGGGCGCGGCAGCAGTATGAGACGTACCATTGGGACCTGACGACGTGGCGGGAGAACCGGCGGCGGTATGCGCAGGAGGCGCAGGATGTGTTCGCGCACCGGGCGGGTGCGGGGGCGGTGGATGGGACGGGGGAGCCGAGGCTGGTCTTCCAACTGCAGAATGACAGTCTGAACTTTGTGGCGGGGCTGACGGAGTTTGCGGCGGCGCAGGCGGAGCAGGATCTGTTTGGTGGGAGCCCCTGGTTTGCGGCGGTGCCGGTGGGGAGGGAGGATCCGGGGCTGGCGGATGTGATCCAGAAGCATTTGCAGTGGACGTTCCGCGATGGGCGGCTGCTGGAGCGGTACAGTGAGGCGATCACGCAGGCGGCGTGTCTGGGGGAGGCGTTTACGAAGACGTGGTATGAGGTGGAGACGGACCGGTATGAGCAGGAGCTGACGGTGCTGCATGTGGATGGGGTGCCGATGATGGTGGGCGGGGAGCATGTGACGACGGAGGCGCAGGCGGCGAAGGTGCGGGTGCGCGGGCGGCGGACGTGGGAGCCGCTGTATCTGGACCGGGAGGTGGTGATGCGGCACGGGGTGGAGACGACGGTGCTGCACGCGGGGGATGTGGCCTTCCGTGAGGATGCGCCGGAGCTGGATCTGCGGTACACGAATTTTTATCATCTGATCGAGCTTTCGGTGACGGAGGCGATGGTGAAGTTCCACCTGAGCCGTGAGGATGCGCTGAGGCTGGCGGGTGCGGCGGGGACGCGGGTGACGGGTGCGTGTGGGGGGATGCGGCCGATGACGGTGGATGCGGGTGGGGGCGGGGCGGCGGGCCGTGAGGCTGAGTATGGGGAGGCGGAGGAGGAGCGGCTGATGAATGCGCGGGTGCGGCTGGTGGAAGGGTTTGTGAGGGTGGATCCCTTCGGCGATGGGGAGGCGCGGCGGCTGTATCTGGTGTTTCCTCCGCATGGAGAGGACTGGCTGGTGTATGCGGACTATCTGGGGAACATCAGTCCGGGCGGTGAGCTGCCGGTGAAGTGCCATGTGTGGGAGCCGGTGCCTAACAAGCTGTATGGTCGCGGTTTTTTCGCGAAGTATGCGGCGGTGCAGAACCGGGTGGATGATCTGTGGAATCAGGTGAGCTACCGGAACCGAATGCATGCGAATCCGGTGGGTGGATTCCACCCGGAGCGGCTGGAGCGGGATGATGATGAGGCGGACCTGACGCTGCAGCCGGGGGAGATGCTGAGGCTGAAGGGGGAGTGGAAGCTGGGGGATGTGCTGGAATTCATGCGGATGCCGGACCTGGACAACCGGAGCATGGAGCTGATGCAGACGGGGATGCAGATGGCGCAACTGCGGTGCGGGATCAATTCGGCAAGTCAGGGGGATCTGGCGGCGGTGCCGGAGAACCAGACGGCGACGGGGATACGCCAGATCATGAGCCGGGCGGCGGTGCTGCTGAAGCGGCCGGTGCGGGGGCTGAGGCGGAGCTTTGGCCGTGACTTTGGCTATGCGGTGAAGCTGTTTTATGCGAATTTTGACCGGGATGAGGCCTTTGTGTGGGGGGAGGGTGAGACGGCGGAGCTGATGAGGCTGACGGCGGCGAAGGTGGAGGCGCTGGACATTGATGTGCGGATGCTGCTGACGCAGGAGCAGAACCAGACGAAGCTGGAGGGGGCGAGGGTGGCGGTGGAGCTGTTTGGCCGATGGGTGGGGATGCCGGAGGTGGAGAAGGTGAATGCGAGGCCGCTTTTCCTACAGGCGATGAAGGCGCTGGAGTTCGACCAGGCGGAGGAGATCATCCGTAAGGGGATGCCGAAGCTGGAGGATGCGGCGGGGCTGCTGCCGGAGGCGGAGCAGGAGAGGCTGAAGCGGCTGCTGGGCCTGGAGGCGGAGGGGCTGCCTGAGGAGGTGGAGAAGAGGGAGGCGGGGATGACTGAGGCGGCGAAACCTGGGATGCCGGGTGAGGGGGCTGTGCCTGCGGGTGTGGAGGGCCTGGCTGAGATGCGGGGTGTGGCGGGCGGGGGGATGGTGATGCCGCCTGCGGGCGCGGTGATGTGA